From one Gemmatimonadaceae bacterium genomic stretch:
- a CDS encoding MFS transporter, with the protein MTSTRSSAPPPWPLAALLMLANTFSFIDRTLLTLLVAPIRAELGISDTVISLLHGLTFATLYAVMGLPLGRWADRGDRPTLMAGGVALWSGMTVASGLAASVGGLAVARAGVAVGEASLAPAAVSLLAERMPQRLVARAIALFQSGIFIGSASALFIGGALLRALDGMDRSVLGPLAGFSPWRLVFMAVGAPGVLIALMLLRVHEPRRTTTRADAPPAPSLQETFAFILAHRRLYGWHVLAFTAITVLAYGAMAWMPSVLVRSHGVTTATAGLWLGGVLMIAAPAGVMASGALVDRALARGEGDGPIRVALAGVALLGVAVPVFALAPTFATAIAADLPLAFGLGFPYGIASGSLALVTPVHLRGQVIALYLLVSNLIGLSCGPLLIALCTDHLFHQDAAVRYSLALLPLLTVPLAMVALRHARAPFADAWRARPA; encoded by the coding sequence ATGACGTCCACGCGTTCGTCGGCACCGCCGCCGTGGCCACTGGCGGCACTCCTGATGCTGGCGAACACCTTCTCGTTCATCGACCGCACCCTCCTCACGCTGCTCGTCGCCCCCATCCGGGCGGAACTGGGTATCAGCGACACGGTCATCAGCCTCCTGCACGGCCTCACCTTCGCCACGTTGTATGCCGTGATGGGCCTGCCGTTGGGGCGATGGGCGGACCGTGGTGACCGTCCGACGCTCATGGCCGGCGGGGTGGCGCTCTGGAGCGGGATGACGGTGGCGAGCGGCCTCGCGGCCTCGGTGGGCGGGCTGGCGGTGGCGCGCGCCGGCGTGGCCGTCGGCGAGGCCTCGCTGGCGCCGGCGGCCGTGAGCCTGCTGGCCGAGCGCATGCCACAGCGGCTGGTGGCGCGGGCGATCGCACTGTTCCAGTCGGGCATCTTCATCGGCAGCGCGTCGGCGCTGTTCATCGGCGGCGCCCTCCTGCGCGCACTGGACGGCATGGACCGCAGCGTGCTCGGCCCGCTCGCCGGCTTCTCGCCGTGGCGGCTGGTGTTCATGGCCGTCGGCGCGCCGGGGGTGTTGATCGCACTCATGCTGCTGCGGGTGCACGAGCCTCGCCGCACCACCACCCGCGCCGACGCGCCGCCCGCGCCGTCGCTGCAGGAGACCTTCGCCTTCATCCTGGCACACCGCCGGCTCTACGGCTGGCATGTGCTCGCCTTCACCGCGATCACCGTGCTGGCCTACGGTGCGATGGCGTGGATGCCGTCGGTGCTGGTGCGCTCGCACGGCGTGACGACCGCCACGGCGGGGCTCTGGCTTGGCGGCGTGCTGATGATCGCGGCGCCCGCCGGCGTGATGGCGTCCGGGGCGCTGGTGGACCGCGCACTCGCCCGCGGCGAGGGCGATGGTCCGATCCGCGTGGCGCTGGCCGGCGTGGCGCTGCTCGGCGTCGCGGTGCCGGTCTTCGCGCTGGCACCCACGTTCGCCACCGCCATCGCCGCCGACCTGCCACTCGCGTTCGGGCTTGGCTTCCCCTACGGCATCGCGTCGGGATCACTCGCGCTGGTCACGCCGGTCCACTTGCGCGGCCAGGTCATCGCGCTGTATCTGCTGGTCTCGAACCTGATCGGGCTCTCCTGCGGGCCGCTGCTGATCGCGCTTTGCACCGACCACCTCTTTCACCAGGACGCCGCGGTGCGCTACTCGCTGGCCCTGCTCCCGCTGCTCACGGTGCCGCTGGCGATGGTGGCCCTGCGCCACGCCCGTGCCCCGTTCGCCGACGCCTGGCGCGCGCGGCCCGCATGA
- a CDS encoding TetR/AcrR family transcriptional regulator, protein MTRARTTAASTATTDAPQASASRRFPEWVAERQTQDGTRRKGERTRDRIRLATVQLLDEVGYRDLTVAEICARADVTAPVLYLYFENKQALMTDVLREFLDDFLARGEVATAATAFESIHSANRTWIALARENAGLMRCLLQLSDDVPEFAALFANASDAWYRRIARNVVRRFPSAATEEAGIHLIAHAMGAMMDEVTRKLFSGNDPHLQALVATVAPTDDDLARFLSLIWHRALYAADPEPGAAPPVAPRLAAAARRAARRAP, encoded by the coding sequence ATGACGCGCGCCCGCACCACCGCCGCCAGCACCGCCACCACCGACGCGCCGCAGGCGTCGGCGTCGCGCCGGTTTCCGGAGTGGGTGGCCGAGCGCCAGACGCAGGACGGCACGCGGCGCAAGGGTGAGCGCACCCGCGATCGCATCCGGCTCGCCACCGTGCAGCTCCTCGACGAAGTGGGGTATCGCGACCTGACCGTGGCCGAGATCTGCGCGCGGGCCGACGTCACCGCGCCGGTGCTGTACCTCTACTTCGAGAACAAGCAGGCACTGATGACCGACGTGCTGCGCGAGTTCCTCGACGACTTCCTCGCCCGTGGCGAGGTGGCGACTGCCGCCACCGCATTCGAGTCGATCCACTCCGCCAACCGCACCTGGATCGCGCTCGCCCGGGAGAACGCCGGCTTGATGCGCTGCCTGCTGCAGCTCTCCGACGACGTGCCGGAGTTCGCCGCCCTGTTCGCCAACGCCAGCGATGCGTGGTACCGCCGCATCGCGCGCAACGTGGTGCGCCGCTTCCCGAGCGCCGCCACCGAGGAAGCGGGCATCCACCTCATCGCCCATGCGATGGGCGCGATGATGGACGAGGTCACGCGCAAGCTCTTCTCGGGCAACGACCCGCACCTGCAGGCCCTGGTGGCCACGGTGGCCCCCACCGACGACGACCTGGCGCGGTTCCTGAGCCTGATCTGGCACCGCGCGCTGTACGCCGCCGACCCCGAGCCGGGCGCCGCACCGCCGGTGGCACCACGGCTGGCGGCCGCCGCCCGTCGCGCCGCACGACGCGCCCCGTAA
- a CDS encoding acyl--CoA ligase → MPAIPLLAHLTAWAERAPGDPAAQQGDEVWSTGELLRQADVTAHLLQRHGVRAGDRVAWHGGSSLDFAAVLLATWRLDATYVGINPRYTDREVRDVLARTSPAVVLTPSSLRDARRRTDAAALPAALPEPRGDRPALLVFTTGSTGRPKVAVLPHRGIAAASATQAAAMRSHARRTINALPANHIGGIVNITTATWWAHETVDFVPVFSPAAIIERLNATSDVRLAAVPMLFQRCLEAPDFAAAARGRLVHALSGGAPLPATVCERLRALDVTVQGMYGQSEVCGSVCFTGLQDDTATTCDTVGWPVPGMELRLGPLDGSAGAGDEGEVQVRGAQLFTHYLDDPGATRAAVTADGWLRTGDLGARRPDGALRLTGRLKELINTGGHKVMPGEVERVLMAHPQVATAVVLGTPDAAFGETVAAAIVTRDGRSAEWPVLERWCRDQLANYKVPKRWMQVDALPLLGVGKVDRQALTAQLTANTHD, encoded by the coding sequence ATGCCGGCGATCCCGCTGCTCGCCCACCTCACGGCGTGGGCGGAACGCGCCCCCGGCGATCCGGCGGCGCAGCAGGGTGACGAGGTGTGGTCGACAGGGGAATTGCTGCGCCAGGCCGATGTCACCGCCCACCTCCTGCAGCGGCACGGCGTGCGGGCCGGCGACCGCGTGGCGTGGCACGGCGGTTCGTCGCTCGACTTCGCGGCCGTGCTGCTCGCCACCTGGCGGCTGGATGCCACCTACGTCGGCATCAACCCGCGCTACACCGATCGCGAGGTGCGGGACGTGCTCGCGCGCACGTCACCCGCGGTGGTGCTCACGCCGTCGTCGCTGCGTGACGCACGGCGCCGCACCGATGCTGCCGCCCTGCCGGCCGCGCTGCCCGAGCCGCGTGGCGACCGCCCCGCCCTGCTGGTGTTCACCACCGGCTCCACCGGACGACCGAAGGTGGCCGTGCTGCCGCACCGCGGCATCGCCGCCGCCTCGGCCACGCAGGCGGCCGCGATGCGCAGCCACGCGCGCCGCACCATCAACGCCCTCCCCGCCAACCACATCGGCGGCATCGTGAACATCACCACCGCCACTTGGTGGGCACACGAGACGGTGGACTTCGTCCCCGTCTTCTCACCGGCGGCGATCATCGAGCGCCTGAACGCGACGTCCGACGTGCGGCTGGCGGCGGTGCCGATGCTGTTCCAGCGCTGCCTCGAGGCACCGGACTTCGCCGCCGCCGCGCGCGGGCGGCTGGTGCACGCCCTCTCCGGCGGTGCGCCACTGCCGGCCACGGTGTGCGAGCGGCTGCGCGCACTCGACGTGACCGTGCAGGGCATGTACGGCCAGAGCGAGGTGTGCGGGTCGGTGTGCTTCACCGGGCTGCAGGACGACACCGCCACCACCTGCGACACGGTGGGATGGCCGGTCCCCGGCATGGAGCTGCGCCTCGGGCCACTCGACGGCAGCGCGGGCGCGGGAGACGAGGGCGAGGTGCAGGTGCGCGGGGCGCAGCTGTTCACGCACTACCTCGACGATCCCGGTGCCACCCGCGCCGCCGTCACCGCCGACGGCTGGCTGCGCACCGGTGACCTCGGCGCGCGCCGGCCCGACGGGGCGCTGCGGCTCACGGGACGCCTGAAGGAGCTGATCAACACCGGCGGGCACAAGGTGATGCCGGGCGAGGTGGAGCGGGTGCTGATGGCGCATCCGCAGGTGGCTACGGCGGTGGTGCTAGGCACACCCGACGCGGCGTTCGGCGAGACGGTGGCGGCGGCCATCGTCACGCGCGACGGCCGCAGCGCAGAGTGGCCCGTGCTCGAACGCTGGTGCCGCGACCAGCTCGCGAACTACAAGGTCCCGAAACGCTGGATGCAGGTGGATGCCCTGCCGCTCCTCGGCGTGGGCAAGGTCGACCGACAGGCGCTCACGGCGCAGCTCACCGCCAACACCCATGACTGA